Proteins found in one Aquibium microcysteis genomic segment:
- a CDS encoding multidrug efflux RND transporter permease subunit has product MPQFFIDRPIFAWVIAIFITMAGLAAIPQLPVSRFPVIAPPSVSISASYVGANSQTVTDSVIGPIERELTAVKNVLYSESTADATGNATITVTFKPGTDPELAQIDVQNRLKAVETRLPEPVRRGGLSVEAASSGFLMIVSLRSTDGAVDTIALNDYLARGLSPELKRVPGVGRVQSFGSEAAMRVWIDPALLVSYSLSMTEIVQAIQTQNIQVAPGRLGEEPAVPGQRISVPLSVSGQLETPEQFAAVVLRSNPDGSKLTLGDVARIEVGPQSSGFSIFDGGKQATAAAIQLSPGANAVSTSANVRARLAELAPSMPSGVTYAVSYDTAPFVKLSIAKVVQTLAEAMVLVFLIMLLFLQKVRYTLIPAIVAPIALLGTFAVMWAIGYSINALTMFGMVLAIGIIVDDAIVVVENVERLMVTEGLSPRDATRRAMGEITGAVIGITLVLTAVFLPMGLSTGSVGAIYRQFTVSLAVSILFSAFLALSLTPALCATLLKPVAPHHERKGIFARFNRGFERLTVRYTAWVGSLVKRGARVMLVYAGIVVALAFGYSALPTAFVPDEDQGTFMTSFTLPADATAHRTKAIVERFDRHAATRPDVANNLSVMGFSFSGSGANAAMSFTTLRDWSEREGSADAEVEAAAAAMAEATEGEILVMKPPAIEELGTTSGFAMRLVDRGGKGTDALRAAADELIGLAARSTLLRDVRVDGLPSGPSVRLDIDRAKAGALGVNFSTISDTLATAMGSTYVNDFPRAGRLQQVILQAEAKDRMQVEDVLRLHVRNDKGGMVPLAEVVTPKWSVSPLQLNRYNGYPSLSISGNAAAGVSSGVAMSEMERLASKLPTGFGVEWTGQSFQERQAGTQAPILVALSFLVVFLVLAALYESWSIPLAVMLVVPLGIVGAVVAVNLRGLENDVFFKVGLITLIGLSAKNAVLIVEFARKLRADGWSLRDAAIEASRLRLRPIVMTSLAFTLGIVPLVIAKGPSSETQNALGTGLFGGMISATVLAVLFVPVFFTLVTRLAEWATARRATEAVTS; this is encoded by the coding sequence TGTCGGCGCGAATTCCCAGACGGTGACCGACAGCGTGATCGGCCCGATCGAACGCGAACTGACGGCGGTGAAGAACGTCCTCTACTCCGAGTCCACCGCGGATGCCACCGGCAACGCCACCATCACCGTCACCTTCAAGCCGGGGACCGATCCGGAACTCGCGCAGATCGACGTGCAGAACCGCCTGAAGGCGGTCGAGACCCGCCTGCCCGAACCGGTCAGGCGAGGCGGCCTTTCGGTCGAAGCAGCGTCATCGGGATTTCTCATGATCGTTTCGCTGCGGTCCACGGACGGTGCCGTCGACACCATCGCTCTCAACGACTATCTCGCCCGCGGGCTCTCGCCGGAACTGAAGCGTGTTCCGGGAGTCGGCCGCGTCCAGTCGTTCGGCTCGGAGGCCGCGATGCGCGTCTGGATCGATCCCGCGCTGCTCGTTTCCTACTCGCTCTCGATGACGGAGATCGTCCAGGCGATCCAGACGCAGAACATCCAGGTGGCGCCGGGAAGGCTCGGGGAGGAGCCGGCCGTCCCCGGTCAGAGGATCAGCGTGCCGCTCAGCGTCAGCGGTCAGCTGGAGACGCCGGAGCAGTTCGCGGCGGTGGTGCTGCGCTCGAATCCCGACGGCTCCAAGCTGACGCTCGGCGACGTTGCTCGGATCGAGGTCGGCCCCCAGTCCTCGGGCTTCTCCATCTTCGACGGCGGCAAGCAGGCGACGGCGGCGGCGATCCAGCTGTCGCCCGGCGCCAACGCTGTGAGCACGTCCGCGAACGTCCGCGCCCGGCTGGCCGAGCTGGCACCCTCGATGCCGTCCGGCGTCACCTACGCGGTCTCCTACGACACCGCGCCGTTCGTGAAGCTCTCCATCGCCAAGGTCGTCCAGACGCTCGCCGAAGCGATGGTGCTGGTGTTCCTCATCATGCTGCTCTTCCTCCAGAAGGTGCGCTACACCCTGATTCCTGCGATCGTCGCGCCCATCGCCCTGCTCGGCACCTTCGCCGTGATGTGGGCCATCGGCTATTCGATCAACGCGCTGACCATGTTCGGCATGGTGCTGGCCATCGGAATCATCGTGGACGACGCGATCGTGGTGGTTGAGAACGTCGAGCGACTGATGGTCACCGAGGGGCTTTCGCCCCGCGATGCCACGCGCCGCGCCATGGGGGAGATCACCGGCGCCGTCATCGGCATCACCCTGGTGCTGACGGCCGTGTTCCTTCCGATGGGACTGTCGACCGGCTCGGTGGGCGCGATCTATCGCCAGTTCACGGTCTCGCTGGCGGTCTCGATCCTCTTTTCGGCCTTCCTCGCCCTGAGCCTCACGCCGGCGCTCTGCGCAACGCTCCTCAAGCCTGTCGCGCCTCATCACGAACGAAAGGGGATCTTCGCCCGGTTCAACCGCGGGTTCGAGCGGCTGACGGTGCGCTACACCGCTTGGGTCGGCTCGCTGGTGAAGCGGGGAGCGAGGGTCATGCTCGTCTATGCCGGGATCGTGGTCGCGCTGGCCTTCGGCTACAGCGCCCTGCCGACCGCCTTCGTGCCCGACGAAGATCAGGGAACCTTCATGACGTCCTTCACCCTTCCGGCCGATGCGACGGCCCACCGCACCAAGGCGATCGTGGAGCGCTTCGACCGCCACGCCGCAACGCGTCCCGACGTCGCCAACAACCTGTCCGTCATGGGCTTCAGCTTCTCCGGGTCCGGGGCGAACGCGGCCATGTCGTTCACGACGCTGCGCGACTGGAGCGAACGCGAAGGCAGCGCCGACGCGGAAGTGGAGGCTGCAGCGGCTGCGATGGCGGAAGCGACGGAGGGAGAGATCCTCGTCATGAAGCCGCCCGCCATCGAAGAGCTCGGCACCACGTCCGGTTTTGCCATGCGCCTCGTGGATCGAGGCGGCAAGGGGACTGACGCCTTGCGGGCGGCCGCCGACGAACTGATCGGGCTTGCCGCCCGCAGCACGCTCCTGCGGGACGTCCGCGTCGATGGCCTGCCCAGCGGCCCGAGCGTGCGGCTCGACATCGATCGCGCGAAGGCCGGCGCGCTCGGCGTCAACTTCTCGACGATCAGCGACACGCTCGCGACGGCGATGGGCTCGACCTACGTTAACGACTTTCCGCGCGCCGGCCGCCTCCAGCAGGTCATCCTTCAGGCCGAGGCCAAGGACCGCATGCAGGTGGAGGACGTGCTGCGGCTTCATGTCCGCAACGACAAGGGGGGCATGGTTCCCCTGGCCGAGGTCGTCACGCCGAAATGGTCGGTCAGCCCGCTCCAACTCAACCGCTACAACGGGTATCCTTCTCTCAGCATCTCCGGCAATGCCGCCGCAGGCGTTTCGAGCGGCGTCGCGATGAGCGAGATGGAGCGCCTGGCCTCGAAACTGCCGACCGGCTTCGGCGTGGAGTGGACGGGACAGTCGTTCCAGGAGCGCCAGGCGGGCACGCAGGCGCCGATCCTGGTGGCGCTTTCCTTCCTCGTCGTGTTCCTCGTGCTGGCTGCGCTCTACGAGAGCTGGTCCATCCCGCTGGCCGTCATGCTCGTGGTGCCGCTCGGCATCGTGGGCGCGGTCGTCGCGGTCAACCTGCGCGGGCTGGAGAACGACGTGTTCTTCAAGGTCGGCCTCATCACGCTGATCGGTCTGTCGGCCAAGAACGCGGTGCTGATCGTCGAGTTCGCGCGCAAGCTGCGCGCTGACGGCTGGAGCCTGCGCGATGCGGCCATCGAGGCGTCCCGCCTGCGGCTGCGGCCGATCGTGATGACCTCGCTCGCCTTCACGCTCGGCATCGTCCCGCTGGTCATCGCCAAGGGTCCCAGCTCGGAAACGCAGAACGCGCTCGGCACGGGCCTCTTCGGCGGCATGATTTCGGCAACGGTTCTGGCCGTGCTCTTCGTGCCCGTCTTCTTCACGCTGGTCACGCGGCTGGCCGAATGGGCGACGGCACGCCGGGCGACCGAGGCGGTGACGTCATGA
- a CDS encoding 5-formyltetrahydrofolate cyclo-ligase encodes MTEEHHSSNRELKKALRLESLARRDALDPHRRIEAALVIAEAGLSAIGVEPGDVVSGFMPIRSEMDTRPLLAALAEKGARVCVPAILDKTTIVFRELVRGAPLVDTGFGTVGPAEDAAVLDPTIMLVPLAAFDARGHRIGYGAGHYDRAIARLHARGLHPRLFGIAFDCQEVERVPAEAHDVPLPAILTESGLRRFEIEG; translated from the coding sequence ATGACCGAAGAACACCACTCCTCCAATCGTGAATTGAAGAAGGCCCTTCGGCTCGAATCGCTCGCCCGTCGTGATGCGCTCGATCCGCACCGGCGCATCGAGGCTGCGCTGGTGATCGCCGAGGCCGGTCTTTCGGCCATCGGCGTCGAGCCCGGCGACGTGGTCTCCGGCTTCATGCCGATCCGCAGCGAGATGGACACGCGACCGCTTCTGGCAGCCCTCGCGGAGAAGGGTGCGCGGGTCTGCGTTCCCGCGATCCTCGACAAGACAACCATCGTCTTCCGCGAACTGGTGCGAGGCGCGCCACTGGTCGACACCGGCTTCGGGACCGTCGGTCCGGCCGAAGACGCCGCGGTGCTCGATCCGACGATCATGCTGGTGCCGCTCGCGGCCTTCGACGCGCGCGGCCACCGCATCGGCTACGGCGCCGGCCACTACGACCGCGCCATCGCGCGGCTTCACGCGCGGGGACTCCATCCGCGTCTTTTCGGGATCGCCTTCGACTGCCAGGAGGTCGAACGGGTGCCGGCCGAGGCGCACGACGTGCCGCTTCCGGCGATCCTGACGGAAAGTGGCTTGCGGCGGTTCGAGATCGAGGGATAA
- a CDS encoding TerC family protein encodes MPFSDVLASHLDWFADPSAWVALATLVVLEIVLGIDNLIFISILTNRLPAHQQKNARRIGIGAALVLRLILLATVSFIVTLTTPVFTLFDHGFSWRDLILIAGGLFLVWKATKEIHHTVDPEDPKEDIVGRAVSMSIGAAIVQILLLDLVFSIDSIITAVGMTDEIAIMYIAVICAVTVMLIAAEPLSRFIAKNPTIVMLALGFLLMIGMTLIADGMGFHVPKGYIYAAMGFSALVETLNMLARRKKAADKARGIGDAGH; translated from the coding sequence ATGCCGTTCTCCGACGTTCTCGCCTCGCATCTCGACTGGTTCGCCGACCCGTCCGCCTGGGTGGCGCTGGCCACGCTCGTCGTGCTCGAGATCGTGCTTGGCATCGACAACCTGATCTTCATCTCCATCCTCACCAACCGGCTTCCCGCCCACCAGCAGAAGAACGCGCGCCGCATCGGAATCGGCGCCGCGCTGGTCCTGCGCCTGATCCTGCTCGCCACCGTCTCCTTCATCGTGACGCTGACGACCCCCGTCTTCACGCTGTTCGACCACGGCTTTTCCTGGCGCGACCTGATCCTGATCGCCGGCGGCCTGTTCCTGGTCTGGAAGGCCACCAAGGAAATCCACCACACGGTCGATCCCGAGGACCCCAAGGAAGACATCGTCGGCCGCGCCGTGTCGATGTCGATCGGCGCCGCGATCGTCCAGATCCTGCTGCTCGACCTCGTCTTCTCGATCGATTCCATCATCACGGCCGTCGGCATGACGGACGAGATCGCGATCATGTACATCGCCGTGATCTGCGCGGTGACGGTGATGCTCATCGCGGCCGAGCCGTTGTCGCGCTTCATTGCCAAGAACCCCACCATCGTGATGCTGGCGCTGGGCTTCCTCCTGATGATCGGCATGACGCTGATCGCCGACGGCATGGGCTTCCATGTGCCGAAGGGCTACATCTACGCGGCGATGGGCTTCTCGGCGCTGGTCGAGACGCTCAACATGCTGGCGCGGCGCAAGAAGGCGGCAGACAAGGCGCGCGGCATCGGCGACGCCGGGCACTGA
- a CDS encoding TIGR00282 family metallophosphoesterase produces MRLLFLGDMVGRSGRTAVWQRLPGLISDFRLDFVIVNGENAAGGFGITEDIFRSTLDAGADVVTTGNHVWDQREALQFAPHEERFLRPVNFPRGTPGRGSGLYVARNGARVMVSNIMGRVFMHPELDDPFQAGERELAACPLGEQADAVVIDFHAEATSEKMCFAHFVDGRASLVVGTHTHQPTADHQILNGGTAYISDAGMCGDYDSSLGMDKEEPLNRFLSKVPRGRFEAASGPATICGLGVEISDRTGLAEKVAPLRLGPRLQETVPVFWNGG; encoded by the coding sequence ATGAGACTTCTCTTCCTCGGTGACATGGTTGGCCGCTCCGGCCGCACGGCCGTCTGGCAGCGCCTTCCCGGGCTCATCTCGGATTTCCGGCTCGACTTCGTCATCGTCAACGGTGAGAACGCGGCGGGCGGCTTCGGCATCACGGAAGACATCTTTCGCTCGACGCTCGACGCCGGCGCCGACGTCGTCACCACCGGCAACCACGTCTGGGATCAGCGCGAAGCCCTGCAGTTCGCGCCGCACGAGGAGCGTTTCCTGCGCCCGGTCAACTTCCCGCGCGGCACGCCCGGCCGTGGCTCCGGCCTCTACGTCGCCCGCAACGGCGCGCGCGTGATGGTGTCCAACATCATGGGCCGCGTCTTCATGCATCCCGAGCTCGACGATCCCTTCCAGGCGGGGGAGCGCGAACTCGCCGCCTGTCCGCTCGGCGAGCAGGCGGATGCGGTGGTGATCGACTTCCACGCCGAGGCGACCAGCGAGAAGATGTGCTTCGCCCATTTCGTCGACGGCCGCGCGAGCCTCGTCGTCGGCACGCATACGCACCAGCCGACGGCCGATCACCAGATCCTCAACGGCGGCACGGCCTACATCTCGGACGCCGGCATGTGCGGCGACTATGATTCCTCGCTCGGCATGGACAAGGAGGAGCCGCTCAACCGCTTTCTGTCGAAGGTGCCGCGCGGCCGTTTCGAGGCGGCGAGCGGACCGGCGACCATCTGCGGGCTCGGCGTCGAAATATCCGACCGCACCGGGCTGGCCGAGAAGGTCGCTCCGCTCAGGCTCGGGCCGCGGCTGCAAGAAACCGTGCCCGTCTTCTGGAACGGCGGTTGA
- a CDS encoding MBL fold metallo-hydrolase, whose product MPLPRAAALLAAVLLSLPLAAAPGAARAQAQTDPVPSKCLAIAQALPSVTYASYVPAQATRTSGEVTITYAGHSTYVIESPGGVRVATDYSGIYGRDPLPRVVTMNKAHTTHFTTSPDPAIEHVLPGWNPDGGEPARHAVVVDDVYIRNVTTDIRRFGTMEENANSIFIFEVADLCIGHLGHLHHALTDAHYGAIGRLDIVMVPVDGGMTQSLANMSEITTRLSSSIVLPMHRHSTPMGEFLAMMGNSYAVDYRAERSFTISLRDLPRRPTILILQGV is encoded by the coding sequence ATGCCCCTCCCCCGCGCCGCCGCCCTGCTTGCCGCAGTCTTGCTTTCGCTGCCGCTCGCCGCGGCGCCCGGAGCGGCCCGGGCGCAGGCGCAGACCGACCCCGTGCCGTCGAAGTGCCTCGCCATCGCGCAGGCGCTGCCGTCCGTGACCTATGCGAGCTACGTGCCGGCGCAGGCGACGCGCACGTCCGGCGAGGTGACGATCACCTATGCCGGACACTCGACCTACGTCATCGAATCGCCCGGCGGCGTCCGGGTCGCCACAGACTATTCCGGCATCTACGGCCGCGACCCGCTGCCGCGCGTCGTGACCATGAACAAGGCGCACACGACCCACTTCACCACGAGCCCGGATCCAGCGATCGAGCACGTCCTGCCGGGCTGGAACCCGGACGGCGGCGAACCGGCGCGCCACGCGGTGGTGGTTGACGACGTCTACATCCGCAACGTGACGACCGACATCCGCCGTTTCGGCACGATGGAGGAGAACGCCAATTCGATCTTCATCTTCGAGGTGGCGGACCTGTGCATCGGCCATCTCGGCCACCTGCATCACGCCCTGACGGACGCCCACTACGGCGCGATCGGCCGGCTGGACATCGTGATGGTGCCCGTCGACGGCGGGATGACGCAGTCGCTCGCCAACATGAGCGAGATCACGACGCGTCTCTCCTCCTCGATCGTGCTGCCGATGCACCGGCACTCGACGCCGATGGGAGAGTTTCTGGCGATGATGGGCAACAGCTACGCCGTCGACTACCGTGCGGAGCGCAGCTTCACGATCTCGCTGCGCGACCTGCCCCGCCGCCCGACGATCCTGATCCTGCAGGGCGTGTGA
- a CDS encoding GNAT family N-acetyltransferase: MKTALATGHVTLDIATEADLPRFREELQAAFAVAVVETFGSVDEGPIPSDEDVAASFEAPGAVVHRILEDGRWVGGAVVSIDGETQRNSLDFFYVRAGEIGRGIGRKAWAAIEAEYPQTQVWITHTPYFEKRNIHFYVNVCGFHIVEYHHAGHPDPNRPEEPDLPDDDGMFRFEKRL, encoded by the coding sequence ATGAAGACCGCACTTGCCACGGGCCACGTGACCCTCGACATCGCGACCGAGGCTGACCTGCCGCGTTTCCGCGAGGAACTTCAGGCCGCCTTTGCGGTCGCCGTCGTCGAGACCTTCGGGTCGGTCGACGAGGGGCCGATCCCGTCGGACGAAGACGTGGCCGCGTCCTTCGAGGCTCCCGGCGCGGTCGTGCACCGCATTCTCGAAGACGGGAGGTGGGTCGGCGGCGCTGTCGTTTCGATCGATGGCGAGACGCAGCGGAACTCGCTCGACTTCTTCTACGTCCGCGCGGGCGAGATCGGCCGTGGCATCGGCCGCAAGGCCTGGGCCGCCATCGAGGCGGAGTATCCGCAGACGCAGGTCTGGATCACCCACACGCCCTACTTCGAGAAGCGCAACATCCACTTCTACGTCAACGTCTGCGGCTTCCATATCGTCGAGTATCACCACGCCGGTCATCCCGACCCCAACCGTCCGGAGGAGCCCGACCTGCCGGACGATGACGGCATGTTCCGGTTCGAGAAGCGTCTCTGA